The proteins below are encoded in one region of Bacteroides uniformis:
- a CDS encoding RagB/SusD family nutrient uptake outer membrane protein has protein sequence MKSNYRYIVKAFMAMAVIAGTTSCDDFLDREPMSSISPETYYSTAAQLEANLNDEYPNVLPSFGQWTYGIFGEDKGTDNQIEVNANDRYTQDRWKVPHSESDNWKFERIYRINFFLSEALPKFGEDMSGSQNTISGSVATIKHYIGEMYFLRAYEYFKKLQLFGDFPIINQPLADEMEALREASKRFPRNEVARFIISDLDKAYAYMSDVDMATTRINKDAAMLVKSRVALFEATWLQNFKGTAFVPGGEGWPGASLHNNYQYPSGNLDNEVKYFLEQAVEASKLVADKYKGNLTENTGVLQQSADDPSNPYFDMFAQEDLSDVKEVLLWRQYARGLSTHNINAAAGRGNYRIGLTRGFVQNFLMKDGTPVYAHGSYADGDGYYMGDKTVADVRVNRDPRLSIFLKEPGQKNILFEVDNNEGTEVVMEEPYPAITSGDGERGYATGYALRKGGSFNRKYYANGGGYTAAVCFRAAEALLNYMEASYLLNGTLDATAREYWTVLRQRAGISTDFDKTIAATDMSKEAENDWGAYTGGSVISDKTLYNIRRERRCEFLAEGLRYMDLCRWRSMDQLMTAPSHLEGMHLWNTPMEDWYLDDNGKSILVADGTDKANVSSKDKSEYLRPFERSSNQSAYNGCTWKMAHYLNPIMIKQFQLTATSGADVSTSILYQNPYWPVVADQPAEK, from the coding sequence ATGAAATCGAATTATAGATATATTGTAAAAGCGTTCATGGCAATGGCAGTGATTGCCGGAACGACTTCCTGCGATGATTTTCTGGACAGAGAGCCGATGTCAAGCATTTCTCCCGAAACCTATTACTCCACTGCGGCCCAGTTGGAAGCCAATCTGAATGATGAATATCCCAATGTCCTTCCGTCATTCGGCCAGTGGACTTATGGCATCTTCGGTGAAGACAAAGGAACCGATAACCAGATAGAGGTGAATGCCAATGACCGCTATACCCAGGATCGCTGGAAAGTACCTCATAGCGAAAGTGACAATTGGAAGTTCGAACGCATCTATCGTATTAATTTCTTTTTGTCTGAAGCACTTCCCAAATTCGGTGAGGACATGAGCGGTTCACAAAATACAATTTCCGGGAGTGTAGCCACCATCAAGCACTATATCGGAGAAATGTACTTCCTGCGTGCTTACGAGTACTTTAAGAAGCTTCAGTTGTTCGGCGACTTCCCGATTATCAACCAACCGCTTGCCGATGAGATGGAAGCTCTCCGTGAAGCCAGCAAACGTTTTCCGCGTAATGAAGTGGCACGTTTCATCATTTCCGATCTTGACAAGGCTTATGCCTATATGAGTGATGTCGATATGGCGACGACCCGTATCAATAAGGATGCTGCGATGCTGGTTAAGTCACGTGTGGCACTGTTCGAGGCTACTTGGTTGCAGAATTTCAAGGGTACGGCATTCGTACCTGGTGGAGAAGGCTGGCCGGGGGCATCTCTTCACAACAATTACCAGTATCCGAGCGGAAACCTTGATAATGAAGTGAAGTACTTCTTGGAACAGGCCGTAGAAGCTTCCAAACTTGTAGCAGATAAATACAAAGGGAATTTGACGGAGAATACCGGTGTGTTGCAACAATCAGCTGATGACCCGTCAAATCCTTACTTTGATATGTTTGCACAAGAAGACCTTTCGGATGTGAAGGAAGTACTGTTGTGGCGCCAGTATGCCCGCGGACTCTCTACTCATAACATCAATGCCGCTGCCGGACGTGGTAATTACCGTATCGGTCTGACCCGTGGATTCGTACAGAATTTCCTGATGAAGGATGGTACTCCGGTTTATGCTCACGGTTCTTATGCGGATGGTGACGGCTATTATATGGGCGACAAGACGGTTGCTGATGTACGTGTAAACCGTGACCCGCGTCTCAGTATCTTCCTGAAAGAACCGGGACAGAAGAACATCCTTTTTGAAGTTGATAATAATGAAGGTACGGAGGTTGTGATGGAAGAGCCCTATCCGGCCATTACGAGTGGTGACGGTGAGCGTGGCTATGCTACCGGCTATGCATTGCGCAAGGGTGGTTCATTCAACCGTAAGTATTATGCCAATGGCGGTGGTTATACGGCAGCTGTATGTTTCCGTGCAGCTGAGGCTCTGCTGAATTATATGGAAGCAAGTTATCTGCTCAATGGAACGCTGGATGCTACGGCTCGTGAATATTGGACTGTACTTCGTCAACGTGCCGGCATCAGTACTGATTTTGACAAGACTATCGCTGCAACGGACATGAGCAAGGAGGCTGAAAATGATTGGGGAGCCTATACGGGTGGAAGTGTCATCTCTGACAAGACTCTGTATAATATCCGTCGTGAACGTCGTTGCGAGTTCCTGGCTGAAGGTCTTCGCTACATGGACTTGTGCCGTTGGCGTTCTATGGACCAACTGATGACTGCTCCCAGCCATCTGGAAGGTATGCATTTGTGGAATACTCCGATGGAGGACTGGTATTTGGATGATAATGGAAAATCCATTTTGGTTGCTGACGGGACAGACAAAGCTAATGTCTCATCGAAAGACAAGAGTGAGTATCTCCGTCCGTTCGAGAGAAGCAGCAACCAGTCTGCCTATAACGGCTGTACTTGGAAGATGGCACACTATTTGAATCCTATCATGATCAAGCAGTTCCAGTTGACAGCCACTTCGGGAGCGGATGTATCGACTTCCATTCTTTACCAGAATCCTTATTGGCCGGTGGTAGCTGACCAGCCGGCTGAGAAATAA
- a CDS encoding SusC/RagA family TonB-linked outer membrane protein — MKRQRFFEGLGLKVYVTLAICMALLLNVQFLNAQSSTINVKGVVNDAMGPVIGASVVEKGNATNGTITDIDGNFSLKVPSDATLTISFIGYKTVELPVAGKTSFTVTLKEDSEILDEVVVVGFGTQKKVNLTGSVGLATAKEIEARPVANATQALQGLVPGLQITTNTGELDKNMSINIRGNGTIGDGSSGSPLILIDGMEGDINTVNPQDIENISVLKDAAASSIYGSRAPFGVILVITKKGKSGKPTINYNNSFRFNSPVNLPEMMDSYTFANYFNEAARNGQDNAQFSDTVMQQMLDFQAAGGTNRGGLPTDGNVWGKPAGDPFTTAYANTDWFSEIYKGSSFSQEHNFSVSGGGDKFNYYASLGYLDQNGLLRHGSDDLKRYNATAKFGAELTKWLKFNYSLRYVRQDLGRPTNFGGGLYERIGRQTWPNLPVYDENGYYFNGNADTPAMSLALGGERDVQTDKVYHQASLVFEPVKNWITNVEFNYSTNSIDTRETGLPYYNHDVSGNIVDTQGTSSLYQDYKKESYMNWNIYSTYSLAINDDHNFKVMGGFQSEEMRQKFFSAKGYGLQVEDLPELDLISNIDGAGKDKVPEVGGYRNEWATAGFFGRLNYDYKGRYLAEANLRYDGTSRFRRGNRWQLSPSFSLGWNIAQENFWEDFADVCNQLKFRFSYGELGNMNTNGWYPTYRAMTLKQANGSWLQNGLKPNTAYVGDLISTALTWEKVRTWNIGLDWGLFNNRLTGSFDAYIRYTDNMVGPSVELPATLGIATPKTNNCDLKTKGWELTIGWQDRTNFGMGYGIKFNVSDARTYIDRYPGNPTNSINTYIAGREIGEIWGFETVGIAKTDDEMQAHLNKVGGQSAIGSGVWTAGDIMYADQDGKPGITKGAQTLEDHGDLKVIGNNTPRYHFGLDLNANYKGFDVRLFFQGVMKRDYWQGSNIFWGVGQWGMWWSTGLKEHEDYFRDEPVGLAGHEIAANVNSYYARPRFDSTQNQETQTRYLQDASYIRLKNFQLGYTLPASMIRKIGITNCRIFVSGENLWTGTKLSKLFDPETISGGNTDSNASAPIKSAGNAYPLSRTWSFGLSVSL; from the coding sequence ATGAAAAGACAGAGATTCTTTGAAGGACTCGGGCTGAAAGTGTATGTCACTTTGGCCATTTGCATGGCCCTTCTGTTGAATGTTCAGTTCTTGAACGCACAGAGTTCGACAATCAATGTAAAAGGTGTGGTTAATGATGCGATGGGACCGGTGATTGGTGCCAGTGTAGTGGAGAAAGGGAATGCGACGAATGGAACAATTACCGACATTGACGGTAATTTCTCCTTGAAAGTCCCTTCGGATGCCACTTTGACAATCAGCTTTATCGGTTATAAGACGGTAGAGCTGCCGGTGGCTGGAAAAACATCCTTTACTGTGACTCTGAAAGAAGACAGCGAAATACTGGACGAGGTGGTAGTGGTAGGTTTCGGCACGCAGAAGAAGGTGAACCTGACAGGTTCTGTGGGGCTGGCTACGGCGAAGGAAATTGAAGCACGTCCGGTAGCGAATGCCACGCAGGCATTGCAGGGCTTGGTACCGGGCTTGCAGATTACGACCAATACCGGTGAACTGGACAAGAACATGTCCATCAATATCCGTGGCAACGGTACCATCGGTGACGGCTCAAGCGGAAGTCCGCTGATTTTGATTGACGGTATGGAAGGTGACATCAATACGGTGAATCCGCAGGACATCGAGAATATTTCTGTATTGAAGGATGCTGCCGCTTCCTCTATTTATGGGTCGCGTGCACCGTTCGGTGTTATCTTGGTGATTACCAAGAAAGGCAAATCGGGCAAGCCGACTATCAACTACAACAACAGCTTCCGCTTCAACAGTCCGGTGAATCTGCCGGAGATGATGGACTCCTATACCTTTGCCAACTACTTCAATGAGGCTGCACGCAACGGTCAGGACAATGCCCAGTTCTCTGATACAGTGATGCAGCAGATGCTTGACTTCCAGGCTGCGGGAGGTACTAATCGTGGCGGTTTGCCTACTGATGGCAATGTATGGGGTAAACCGGCAGGCGACCCGTTTACTACGGCGTATGCCAATACTGACTGGTTTTCCGAAATCTACAAGGGTTCTTCCTTCTCGCAAGAACATAATTTCAGTGTAAGCGGTGGTGGTGACAAGTTCAATTATTATGCTTCATTGGGCTATCTGGATCAGAATGGTTTGCTCCGTCATGGTTCCGATGACTTGAAGCGCTATAATGCTACTGCCAAATTTGGTGCCGAGCTGACCAAATGGTTGAAGTTCAATTACAGCTTGCGTTATGTCCGTCAAGACCTTGGCCGTCCTACCAATTTTGGTGGCGGTTTGTATGAGAGAATTGGCCGTCAGACTTGGCCTAATCTTCCGGTTTATGATGAAAACGGCTATTATTTTAATGGTAATGCCGATACGCCGGCGATGTCACTTGCATTGGGTGGTGAGCGCGATGTGCAGACAGATAAGGTTTATCATCAGGCAAGCTTGGTATTCGAACCCGTGAAGAATTGGATTACCAATGTTGAGTTCAACTATAGTACCAATTCTATAGATACACGTGAAACCGGACTTCCTTACTATAACCACGATGTGAGTGGAAATATTGTGGATACGCAAGGAACCTCAAGTCTCTATCAAGACTACAAGAAAGAGAGCTACATGAACTGGAATATTTACTCCACTTATTCTCTTGCTATCAATGATGATCATAATTTTAAGGTAATGGGTGGTTTTCAGTCCGAAGAAATGCGCCAGAAGTTTTTTAGTGCCAAAGGATATGGCTTGCAGGTGGAAGACCTTCCGGAACTGGACTTGATTTCGAATATTGACGGCGCCGGTAAGGATAAGGTGCCCGAGGTGGGTGGCTATCGTAATGAGTGGGCCACAGCGGGTTTCTTTGGCCGCTTGAACTATGATTATAAAGGTCGTTATCTGGCAGAGGCCAATCTGCGCTATGATGGTACCTCCCGCTTCCGCCGTGGCAATCGTTGGCAGTTGTCTCCCTCCTTCTCTTTGGGTTGGAACATTGCCCAGGAAAACTTCTGGGAAGATTTTGCGGATGTTTGCAATCAGTTGAAGTTCCGTTTCTCTTATGGTGAACTGGGGAATATGAATACAAACGGCTGGTATCCTACTTATCGTGCCATGACATTGAAGCAGGCAAACGGAAGCTGGCTGCAGAATGGACTGAAACCAAACACTGCTTATGTAGGCGACCTTATCAGTACAGCCTTGACTTGGGAGAAAGTGCGTACCTGGAATATCGGTCTTGACTGGGGGCTGTTCAACAACCGTCTGACCGGGTCATTCGATGCTTATATCCGTTATACGGACAATATGGTAGGTCCGTCTGTAGAGTTGCCCGCTACATTGGGTATTGCGACTCCCAAGACCAATAACTGTGACTTGAAGACGAAGGGTTGGGAACTTACCATCGGATGGCAGGACCGCACCAACTTCGGTATGGGCTATGGCATTAAGTTCAATGTTTCTGATGCACGTACTTATATAGACAGATACCCGGGTAACCCGACAAACTCAATCAATACTTATATCGCAGGCCGCGAGATTGGTGAAATCTGGGGCTTTGAAACCGTGGGAATTGCCAAGACAGATGATGAGATGCAGGCGCATCTGAATAAAGTGGGCGGACAAAGTGCCATCGGTTCCGGCGTTTGGACTGCCGGTGACATCATGTATGCCGACCAGGATGGCAAACCGGGCATCACCAAAGGTGCACAGACTTTGGAGGACCACGGTGACTTGAAGGTGATAGGCAACAATACTCCCCGTTATCATTTCGGTCTTGACTTGAATGCCAATTACAAGGGATTTGATGTTCGCCTCTTCTTCCAGGGAGTGATGAAGCGTGACTACTGGCAGGGTTCCAATATCTTCTGGGGCGTTGGCCAATGGGGTATGTGGTGGTCAACCGGTTTGAAGGAACACGAAGATTACTTCCGTGATGAACCCGTCGGGCTGGCCGGTCATGAGATTGCCGCCAATGTCAATTCATACTATGCGCGTCCGAGATTTGACAGTACCCAGAACCAGGAAACCCAAACCCGCTATCTGCAGGATGCGTCTTATATCCGTTTGAAGAACTTCCAGCTTGGCTACACATTGCCTGCTTCCATGATTCGCAAAATCGGTATCACCAACTGCCGCATCTTCGTATCGGGCGAGAATCTGTGGACGGGAACCAAACTGAGCAAGTTGTTCGATCCCGAAACCATCAGCGGTGGTAACACGGACAGCAATGCTTCTGCACCTATCAAGAGTGCCGGTAATGCATACCCGCTTTCAAGAACTTGGTCTTTTGGACTTAGCGTATCACTTTAA
- a CDS encoding glycoside hydrolase family 43 protein, whose product MTNFNFKFLGAWLVIVASITGLQAQNDSTLKGKDEMVPAGVWNDVNGEYINAHGGGILLFGSKYYWFGEHRPAKGFSTEVGVTCYSSTDLCNWRYEGVALSVSEEAGNEIEKGCIMERPKVIYNKRTKKFVMWFHLELKGKGYEAARAGVAVSDSPTGPYCFVSSSRVCPGIFPLNMTEEERDMQWNMEQFEEWWTPEWREAVNKGLFVKRDLEGGQMSRDMTLYVDDDGIAYHIYSSEENLTLQIAELTDDYQGHSGKYVRLFPGGHNEAPAIFKKDGTYWMITSGCTGWAPNAARLFSAPFIWGPWTQHPNPCRGEGSDKTFGGQSTYVLQLPGNRYLFMADIWRPKSLMYSEYLWIPVRFDEEGMPYLTLSGKCNLSDGR is encoded by the coding sequence ATGACTAATTTTAATTTCAAGTTTTTAGGGGCATGGTTGGTTATCGTAGCGTCAATCACCGGTCTGCAGGCACAAAATGATTCCACCTTAAAGGGAAAGGACGAAATGGTTCCGGCCGGAGTGTGGAACGATGTAAACGGGGAGTATATTAATGCACACGGTGGTGGTATACTGTTATTTGGCAGTAAATATTATTGGTTCGGTGAACACCGTCCGGCAAAGGGATTCTCTACGGAAGTGGGAGTAACTTGCTACTCTTCTACCGATTTATGTAACTGGAGATACGAGGGGGTGGCCTTGTCTGTATCGGAAGAAGCGGGCAATGAAATAGAGAAAGGCTGTATTATGGAACGTCCCAAGGTGATTTACAACAAAAGGACGAAGAAATTTGTCATGTGGTTTCATTTGGAGCTGAAGGGTAAAGGCTATGAGGCTGCCCGTGCGGGAGTGGCTGTCAGTGATTCTCCGACGGGACCTTATTGTTTTGTTTCTTCGAGTCGTGTCTGCCCTGGAATATTTCCGCTGAATATGACGGAGGAAGAACGGGACATGCAGTGGAATATGGAACAGTTTGAAGAATGGTGGACACCCGAGTGGAGAGAGGCTGTAAATAAGGGGTTGTTCGTGAAGCGTGACTTGGAGGGCGGACAGATGTCCCGTGACATGACATTGTATGTTGACGATGATGGGATAGCTTATCATATCTACTCTTCGGAAGAGAATCTGACCTTGCAAATAGCCGAACTGACAGATGACTATCAAGGACATTCCGGAAAATATGTCCGTCTCTTTCCGGGGGGACACAATGAGGCACCGGCCATCTTCAAGAAAGACGGCACTTACTGGATGATAACCTCCGGATGTACCGGTTGGGCACCCAATGCGGCGCGTCTGTTCTCGGCTCCTTTCATCTGGGGACCGTGGACACAGCATCCCAACCCTTGTCGGGGTGAGGGAAGTGATAAGACTTTCGGCGGTCAAAGCACTTACGTATTGCAGCTTCCCGGTAACCGCTACCTTTTCATGGCCGATATTTGGCGGCCCAAGAGCCTGATGTATTCGGAATATCTTTGGATTCCGGTCCGGTTTGATGAAGAGGGGATGCCTTATCTTACCCTTTCCGGCAAATGCAATCTGTCAGATGGTCGTTGA
- the uxuA gene encoding mannonate dehydratase: MEKTWRWFGKKDKITLAMLQQIGVEGVVTALHEVPNGEIWTLEAIEDLRDYIESFGLRWSVVESLPVCEAVKYAGSERDRLIENYKISLANLGKAGIRTVCYNFMPVIDWIRTDLQHPWEDGTSSLYFDRIRFAYFDLKILERENAEADYSPEELDKVAELDKVITESEKAELVDTIIVKTQGFVNGNIKEGDKEPVTLFKRLLALYKGIDREALRENMRYFLSAIMPVCEEYGVNMCVHPDDPPFQVLGLPRIVTDEADIAWILSAVDNPHNGLTFCAGSLSAGEQNDTRELARKFARRTHFVHLRSTKAIPGGNFIESSHLEGRGHLIDLIRIFEKENPGLPMRVDHGRMMLGDEDKGYNAGYSFHGRMLALAQVEGMLAVVDDELYGKSV; encoded by the coding sequence ATGGAAAAGACTTGGAGATGGTTTGGCAAGAAAGACAAGATAACCCTTGCCATGTTGCAACAGATAGGAGTGGAAGGCGTTGTCACTGCCTTGCATGAAGTTCCCAACGGTGAAATATGGACGTTGGAAGCCATTGAAGATTTGAGGGATTATATTGAATCCTTCGGATTGCGCTGGTCTGTAGTAGAAAGTCTGCCGGTGTGCGAGGCTGTCAAATATGCGGGGAGTGAGCGTGACCGATTGATAGAGAACTACAAGATAAGCCTTGCCAATCTCGGCAAGGCAGGCATCCGGACGGTATGCTACAACTTCATGCCGGTGATTGACTGGATTCGCACGGACTTACAACATCCCTGGGAAGACGGGACATCTTCTCTTTATTTCGACAGAATCCGTTTTGCCTACTTCGACCTGAAGATATTGGAACGGGAGAATGCGGAAGCCGATTATTCTCCGGAAGAGCTGGACAAGGTGGCAGAACTGGATAAGGTGATTACGGAGTCTGAAAAGGCAGAGCTGGTAGATACGATTATCGTAAAGACACAAGGATTCGTAAATGGCAACATCAAGGAAGGTGACAAGGAGCCGGTAACCCTGTTCAAACGTTTGCTGGCGCTATACAAAGGGATAGACCGAGAGGCTCTGCGCGAGAATATGCGTTATTTCTTGTCTGCCATCATGCCGGTATGCGAGGAATATGGGGTGAATATGTGTGTACACCCCGATGACCCTCCTTTTCAGGTATTGGGGTTGCCGCGCATTGTGACAGACGAGGCAGATATTGCCTGGATACTGAGTGCAGTGGACAATCCCCATAATGGCCTGACTTTTTGCGCCGGTTCATTGAGTGCGGGTGAACAGAATGATACCCGTGAACTGGCAAGGAAGTTTGCCAGGCGTACCCACTTTGTGCATTTGCGCAGTACGAAGGCAATACCGGGTGGAAACTTTATCGAAAGTTCCCATCTGGAGGGAAGGGGACACCTCATTGATTTGATTCGTATCTTTGAGAAAGAAAATCCGGGATTGCCGATGCGTGTGGACCACGGTCGCATGATGTTGGGCGACGAGGATAAAGGGTACAATGCAGGTTATTCTTTTCATGGCCGTATGCTGGCATTGGCTCAAGTGGAGGGAATGCTGGCTGTGGTAGACGATGAATTGTACGGAAAATCTGTTTGA
- a CDS encoding DNA-3-methyladenine glycosylase I, with protein sequence MQDFINGRCGWCGTDELYVKYHDEEWGKTVTDDKTLFEFLVLESAQAGLSWITILKKREGYRKAFCNFDAAQVAQMTDEDVERLMHFDGIVKNRLKIKSTITNARQFLAIQKEFGSFYNYTLSFFPDRNPIINHFQSLSEIPVSSPESDAMSKDMKKRGFKFFGSTICYAHLQASGFINDHLTDCICRKG encoded by the coding sequence ATGCAAGACTTTATAAACGGACGTTGCGGCTGGTGCGGAACCGACGAGCTGTATGTGAAATACCACGATGAAGAGTGGGGAAAAACGGTAACAGACGACAAGACACTATTCGAGTTTCTTGTATTGGAAAGTGCCCAGGCGGGACTGAGCTGGATAACCATCCTCAAAAAGCGGGAAGGCTACCGCAAAGCCTTTTGCAATTTCGATGCCGCGCAAGTGGCGCAAATGACCGACGAAGACGTGGAACGGCTGATGCACTTTGACGGCATCGTGAAAAACCGTCTGAAAATCAAATCGACCATCACCAATGCAAGGCAGTTTCTTGCCATACAGAAAGAATTCGGCAGCTTTTACAACTATACGCTATCCTTCTTCCCCGACCGGAACCCCATTATCAATCATTTTCAGTCATTGAGTGAGATTCCGGTATCATCTCCCGAATCAGATGCCATGAGCAAAGACATGAAAAAACGGGGATTCAAGTTCTTCGGCTCTACCATTTGCTATGCCCATCTGCAAGCTTCCGGGTTTATCAACGACCATCTGACAGATTGCATTTGCCGGAAAGGGTAA